In a single window of the Hypanus sabinus isolate sHypSab1 chromosome 15, sHypSab1.hap1, whole genome shotgun sequence genome:
- the LOC132405461 gene encoding CXXC-type zinc finger protein 5-like: protein MMSNASQLTEQQITPSTDPTEKDLHKDDELTADLEKRSRSGIINEPISKVLKKPRSSTRFPTFGSSSSMNGQLQNGNILVNGKDSTVLQNSTTSKHKRASHMLDKSDRSLESSSEAQNEVHIIPSTDHQKQVEPEHIYLSSEREAGISDMEVVSAAEAISSPVDLPFMSGIPLNPGVFIMTPAGIFMADSALQMAGLVEYPLQNDLASAIHSGKKKRKRCGMCEPCRRRLNCEECSSCRNRKTGHQICKLRKCEELKKKPTAALEKVILPSGAAFRWFQ from the exons ATGATGTCTAATGCCAGCCAACTTACTGAGCAACAAATCACTCCGAGCACAGACCCGACAGAAAAGGATCTTCACAAGGACGATGAACTTACGGCCGATTTAGAGAAACGGAGCAGGAGCGGTATAATAAATGAACCGATAAGCAAAGTTCTTAAAAAACCTCGCTCTTCAACACGCTTTCCAACGTTTGGCAGTAGCAGCTCAATGAACGGGCAACTGCAAAATGGAAATATCTTAGTAAATGGAAAAGATTCAACAGTTCTTCAAAACAGTACTACCTCAAAGCACAAAAGGGCCTCTCACATGTTAGACAAATCTGATAGATCACTGGAAAGTTCGTCAGAGGCACAGAATGAAGTGCACATCATTCCTTCTACAGATCATCAAAAGCAGGTGGAACCTGAGCACATTTACCTCTCCAGTGAGCGAGAAGCTGGTATTTCTGACATGGAGGTTGTATCAGCAGCTGAAGCAATAAGCAGTCCTGTTGATTTGCCTTTCATGAGTGGCATTCCATTGAATCCGGGTGTTTTTATTATGACTCCTGCTGGGATATTCATGGCAGATAGTGCGCTTCAGATGGCTGGTCTGGTAGAATATCCTTTGCAGAATGACCTTGCTTCCGCTATACATTCTGGAAAGAAGAAGAGAAAGAGATGTGGCATGTGTGAACCCTGCAGAAGAAGATTAAATTGTGAGGAATGCAGTAGCTGTAGAAATCGCAAAACGGGCCACCAAATTTGCAAACTGCGAAAATGTGAGGAACTTAAAAAAAAGCCTACAGCAGCATTGGAG AAAGTGATTCTTCCTTCAGGAGCAGCATTTCGATGGTTCCAATAG